A stretch of Schistocerca americana isolate TAMUIC-IGC-003095 chromosome 3, iqSchAmer2.1, whole genome shotgun sequence DNA encodes these proteins:
- the LOC124606799 gene encoding uncharacterized protein LOC124606799, translating to MPRSSKVFKKVRKCQASRCSKDNLKTSPIITNGNDTSTKKASASRRKIDSCQSLDDCGSDTQATSGFRLIDLKILSDIISSACVCADCGAKSLRLYDEENRIGIVCMLHLTCESCHSDTAFRTSASSNRIYEANMRLIYGMRCLGIGREGTRLFCGIMNMPQPSARYTTGNKTLLSALQEEVEENLKSSAKEAVKMNSELKTEADNTPDTDLCVSCDGTWMKRGHTSLYGVSSVISVDTGKILDVQVMSKYCYSCVLGKRAGEVEENKWQVEHKKVCCRNYSGSSGGMEPAAMKLMFHRSVEKYGVRYTKYLGDGDSSSFKTVLESEPYGPHCAIEKLECVGHVQKRMGGRLLKLKRELKGRKLEDGKLLGGPNRLTDKEIHSLQVYYGKAIRDNSGNLNNMQKAVWSIYFHKLSTDDKPVHNLCDISWCKFKQAERDGMNYSHKHSLPVAVLSAIKPTFRCLAEPDLLRKCVHGKTQNPNESYNSLIWKRCPKTTFVSTIIVEIAAYDACLVFNNGNLGRIKTLQRLGFHPGAFTYSILKDIDDKRVAAADITANKIEQQVNQRRQAKKRLLADEEEYAYGLH from the coding sequence ATGCCGCGTTCTAGTAAGGTGTTTAAAAAGGTTAGAAAGTGTCAAGCTTCTCGATGTAGTAAAGACAACTTGAAAACCAGCCCCATAATAACAAATGGAAACGATACTTCAACCAAGAAAGCGAGTGCTTCGAGAAGGAAAATTGACAGCTGTCAATCACTTGATGATTGTGGCTCAGACACTCAAGCTACTAGTGGTTTTAGGCTTATTGATTTGAAAATACTATCTGATATTATATCATCTGCTTGTGTATGTGCTGACTGTGGTGCAAAAAGTTTGAGATTATATGACGAAGAAAACAGAATTGGAATAGTGTGTATGTTGCATCTTACTTGTGAAAGCTGTCATTCAGACACTGCTTTTAGAACTTCGGCATCAAGTAACCGGATATATGAAGCAAATATGCGTTTAATATATGGCATGAGATGTTTGGGCATAGGCAGGGAAGGTACCAGACTGTTTTGTGGGATCATGAACATGCCACAACCAAGTGCTAGGTACACCACTGGAAATAAAACACTGCTAAGTGCTCTTCAAGAGGAAGTGGAAGAAAACTTGAAGTCCTCTGCAaaggaagctgtgaagatgaatAGTGAACTAAAGACAGAAGCAGATAACACGCCAGACACCGATTTGTGTGTGTCATGTGATGGAACGTGGATGAAGCGTGGACATACATCACTGTATGGAGTATCATCTGTCATTAGTGTTGATACTGGAAAAATTCTTGACGTTCAGGTAATGAGCAAATATTGCTATAGCTGTGTACTCGGAAAGAGAGCtggtgaagtggaagaaaataagtggcAGGTTGAACACAAGAAAGTGTGCTGTAGAAATTATTCTGGTTCTAGTGGTGGAATGGAACCTGCAGCTATGAAACTTATGTTCCATCGAAGTGTGGAAAAGTACGGTGTTAGATACacaaaataccttggtgatggtgactcCAGCTCCTTCAAAACTGTTTTGGAAAGTGAACCTTATGGTCCCCATTGTgctatagaaaagttggaatgtgttggacatgtgcaaaaacgaatgggaggcagacttttaaaattgaaacgTGAATTGAAGGGCAGgaaacttgaggatggaaaactttTAGGTGGTCCCAACAGACTCACAGACAAAGAAATTCATTCTTTACAAGTGTACTATGGCAAGGCAATAAGGGACAACAGTGGAAATTTGAATAACATGCAGAAGGCTGTGTGGtctatttattttcataaactatCCACAGATGACAAACCTGTACataatttgtgtgacatatcgtgGTGCAAATTCAAGCAGGCTGAGCGTGATGGCATGAActattcacacaagcacagtttACCTGTGGCTGTTTTAAGTGCTATAAAACCAACATTTAGGTGTTTAGCAGAGCCAGACCTCCTACGAAAGTGTgtgcatggaaagacacaaaaccctaatgaaagttacaactcACTGATTTGGAAACGTTGCCCaaaaacaacatttgtttcaacaattattgttgaaattgctgcatatgatgcttgtttagtttttaacaatggtaatcttggaagaataaaaactctacagaggctaggatttCATCCAGGAGCTTTCACCTATTCAATATTGAAGGACATCGATGACAAAAGAGTTGCTGCGGCTGATATTACAGCCAATAAAATTGAACAGCAGGTTAACCAAAGAAGACAAGCAAAGAAGAGACTGCTTGCAGATGAAGAGGAGTATGCATATGGCTTGCACTAG